One Tolypothrix bouteillei VB521301 DNA window includes the following coding sequences:
- a CDS encoding filamentous hemagglutinin N-terminal domain-containing protein: MIARNCLGKWLLAVSGIILSDLLNVAKVAIAEVIPDETLSAQERTQVSGNPNFQIDGGARRGNNLFHSFSQFSISGGGSAYFNNAGDIQNIFSRISGGSVSNIDGLIRANGKANLFLLNPNGIVFGPNARLDIGGSFVGTTANTINFADGFQFSATAPQAAPLLTMSVPIGLQFGQNPKTIRVQGNGYDLSVPGAVGSPTIKGNTVTGLVVLPGNTLALVGGNIDIQGGTLTAEQGRIELGSVGTGQQVELSLVSQSLALSYQGIQNFQDIQFSQKALADSSGGGSIQVWGERVSLTDGSQMLVQNQGEQQGGSINVNARSLDMSSTTLDGRLRSGLDSQTLGSGTGADIAIATQQLIVRDGAAVSARSFGTGNSGRAIVNASDSVQVLGFSPLDLLRNSNIASVALGSGDAGSVSISTRQLTIRDGGGIAVSTLGDGEGGEVTVNAFDSIEIVGARNAFLSSNISAATLGNGNAGKIAIDTGKLVLRDGGTVNSSTVASGNAGSAVINATVSIDIDGKGFDSGLPSSVRVSAPLPDRELQQAYRLSPVPQGSSGDIIINTGRLRVTNGASVEASNQGTGDAGTLQVKANSIVLDRGGAITSATASGRGGNIDLQVKNLLLMQRGSQITTSAFGSGNGGNISIRTSSLVAVPKENSDISANSANARGGNVDINTNTLLGFQFRSENTSLSDITATGKDSAFNGIVQINVQDITPNNGLVELPAVVLDRSTLIANRCIARKSPQSRLIITANGSLPTLPDDLLNSPFPTYEIESVPAQNQSDALTDEGGFIYTEPDGIYPMSNGEVLLGRLCH, encoded by the coding sequence ATGATTGCTAGAAACTGTCTTGGCAAGTGGCTGTTAGCTGTAAGTGGCATAATTTTGTCCGACTTGCTGAATGTGGCGAAAGTGGCAATAGCTGAGGTTATACCCGATGAAACATTGTCAGCACAAGAGCGAACGCAAGTTTCGGGCAATCCTAACTTTCAGATAGACGGAGGCGCAAGAAGGGGAAATAATTTGTTTCACAGTTTCAGCCAGTTTTCTATCTCTGGTGGAGGTTCTGCTTACTTCAACAATGCAGGAGATATCCAAAATATTTTCAGTCGGATCTCAGGTGGGTCAGTGTCTAATATAGATGGGTTAATCCGAGCAAACGGTAAGGCTAACCTATTTTTGTTGAATCCCAATGGAATAGTATTTGGTCCAAATGCTCGACTCGATATAGGCGGTTCGTTTGTTGGTACTACCGCCAATACCATTAACTTTGCTGATGGTTTTCAATTTAGCGCTACCGCTCCCCAAGCCGCACCCTTGTTAACCATGAGCGTTCCTATTGGCTTGCAATTCGGACAAAATCCTAAAACCATTCGCGTGCAGGGAAATGGTTACGATTTATCTGTTCCGGGAGCCGTTGGTTCCCCGACAATTAAAGGTAACACCGTTACTGGTTTAGTTGTGCTACCTGGAAACACCTTGGCGTTAGTTGGGGGAAATATAGACATTCAGGGCGGTACATTAACAGCAGAACAAGGAAGAATTGAGTTAGGGAGTGTCGGAACCGGACAACAAGTTGAGCTGAGTCTTGTTTCTCAAAGCTTGGCTTTGAGCTATCAAGGAATTCAAAACTTTCAAGATATTCAATTCTCTCAAAAAGCTTTAGCTGATAGCAGTGGTGGCGGTTCAATTCAAGTGTGGGGAGAAAGGGTATCCCTTACAGATGGCTCGCAGATGCTAGTTCAAAACCAAGGAGAACAACAAGGGGGAAGTATAAATGTTAATGCTCGCTCTTTGGATATGAGTTCAACAACTCTAGATGGTAGACTTCGTAGTGGGTTGGACTCGCAAACTTTGGGAAGTGGAACGGGAGCAGATATTGCGATCGCAACACAACAATTAATCGTTCGAGATGGGGCTGCAGTGAGTGCTCGTTCCTTTGGAACTGGTAATTCGGGTCGGGCGATCGTCAATGCTTCTGATTCAGTGCAAGTGCTTGGATTTTCGCCTCTAGATCTCTTGAGAAATAGCAACATCGCTTCTGTGGCGTTAGGTTCTGGGGATGCGGGTAGCGTTAGTATATCAACTCGGCAATTAACAATTCGCGATGGAGGTGGTATTGCAGTTTCGACGTTAGGAGATGGGGAAGGAGGGGAGGTAACTGTAAATGCTTTTGACTCGATAGAAATCGTTGGAGCGAGAAATGCTTTCTTGTCGAGCAATATATCAGCCGCCACTCTAGGGAATGGAAATGCTGGAAAGATCGCGATCGACACGGGAAAGTTAGTTCTTCGAGATGGGGGAACAGTGAATTCTTCTACCGTAGCATCTGGTAACGCAGGTAGTGCAGTCATCAATGCTACAGTCTCGATTGATATCGATGGTAAAGGATTTGATTCGGGGCTACCAAGTAGCGTGCGGGTGTCTGCTCCTCTTCCCGATCGAGAATTGCAACAGGCTTATCGGCTGTCACCAGTACCTCAAGGCTCATCTGGAGATATTATTATCAATACTGGAAGGTTACGTGTGACCAATGGTGCAAGTGTTGAAGCGAGTAACCAGGGGACAGGTGATGCTGGAACGCTGCAAGTTAAGGCAAATTCTATCGTTTTAGATCGTGGGGGTGCAATAACATCTGCGACTGCATCCGGTCGAGGAGGCAATATAGATCTACAAGTAAAAAATCTGCTCCTCATGCAACGTGGCAGTCAAATCACTACCTCGGCATTTGGATCTGGTAATGGTGGTAATATTAGTATCAGAACATCTTCACTCGTAGCTGTACCCAAAGAAAATAGCGACATTAGTGCTAATTCTGCAAACGCTCGTGGGGGAAATGTTGATATTAATACCAATACTCTTTTGGGTTTCCAGTTTCGCTCGGAAAATACTTCTTTGAGCGATATAACTGCCACGGGAAAGGATTCTGCCTTCAATGGAATTGTTCAAATTAACGTTCAAGATATTACCCCCAATAATGGATTGGTGGAATTGCCTGCAGTTGTCTTGGATAGAAGTACGCTCATTGCTAATAGATGTATCGCTCGCAAAAGTCCCCAAAGTAGATTGATTATTACAGCAAATGGGAGCTTACCTACTTTACCTGATGACTTGCTAAATTCTCCCTTCCCAACCTATGAGATAGAGTCTGTACCAGCACAAAACCAGAGTGATGCACTCACTGATGAAGGAGGATTTATTTACACGGAACCTGATGGTATTTATCCAATGTCGAATGGAGAAGTTTTGCTGGGGCGTCTTTGCCATTAA